One Candidatus Campbellbacteria bacterium genomic region harbors:
- a CDS encoding glutamate--tRNA ligase: MKNNSSQNVVVRFAPSPTGFLHIGGVRGALFNFLFARKHGGTYALRIEDTDKERSREEWTTGLIEDLAWLGLHHDVFAKQSERTELYKTSLQKLIDSGHAYISKETPTEPGQRDEVIRFKNPKSIVTFEDMIRGTVSVDTTDLGDFVIARSIDEPVYHFAVVVDDGDMHITHVIRGEEHLSNTPRQILIQEALGLTRPVYAHLPLVLATDKSKLSKRKHGETVSLTYYRSRGYLPEALLNFVVFMGWNPGTDQEFFTLDEMIQAFDISKVQKGGAVFNVEKLNWINRHYIRQMTSEEQLAHIAAFAPHGTNLDILAKIQPIIIDRIQTFGDVTHLFESGEVSYFFSLPVYDTTKLLWKTDPKETTQQHLTWIHNTLESLPDTSFTLEGLKEAVWPYAEANGKGSVLWPFRFALSGVEKSPDPFTLAATLGKQETLTRVTNALTRLT, from the coding sequence ATGAAGAATAATTCCTCACAAAACGTCGTTGTTCGCTTTGCACCTTCACCAACAGGATTTCTTCATATTGGTGGCGTGCGCGGTGCACTTTTCAATTTTTTATTTGCACGTAAACATGGTGGCACCTACGCGCTACGCATTGAAGACACCGACAAAGAACGTAGTCGTGAAGAGTGGACCACAGGCCTTATCGAGGATCTCGCATGGCTCGGTCTACATCATGATGTGTTTGCAAAACAATCCGAACGAACCGAACTCTACAAAACGTCCTTGCAAAAACTTATTGACTCTGGTCATGCGTATATTTCAAAAGAAACCCCAACTGAACCAGGGCAACGTGACGAAGTAATTCGTTTTAAAAATCCAAAGAGTATTGTTACCTTTGAAGATATGATTCGAGGAACAGTGTCAGTTGATACTACGGATCTTGGTGATTTTGTCATAGCTCGAAGTATTGACGAGCCTGTGTACCACTTTGCGGTTGTTGTTGATGACGGCGACATGCACATCACCCACGTTATTCGCGGCGAAGAACATCTTTCAAACACACCACGACAGATTCTTATTCAAGAAGCTCTCGGTCTCACGAGACCTGTGTACGCACACCTACCACTTGTTCTAGCAACAGATAAATCAAAACTATCAAAGCGCAAGCATGGAGAAACGGTTTCGCTCACATACTACCGAAGTCGCGGCTACCTTCCTGAAGCACTTTTAAACTTCGTTGTTTTCATGGGATGGAATCCTGGTACCGACCAAGAATTTTTTACACTTGATGAAATGATTCAAGCGTTTGATATTTCAAAAGTACAGAAAGGTGGGGCCGTGTTCAATGTTGAAAAATTAAACTGGATTAATAGACACTACATCCGCCAAATGACTTCTGAGGAACAGCTTGCGCACATCGCAGCTTTTGCACCACACGGAACAAATTTGGATATACTCGCAAAAATACAACCCATCATTATTGATCGTATACAAACATTTGGTGACGTAACACATCTTTTTGAAAGCGGGGAAGTAAGCTACTTTTTTTCATTGCCGGTATACGACACGACGAAGCTTCTTTGGAAAACTGACCCGAAAGAAACTACCCAACAACACTTAACGTGGATTCACAACACACTAGAATCTCTTCCAGACACTTCTTTTACACTGGAGGGCCTCAAGGAAGCTGTCTGGCCCTACGCAGAAGCAAACGGAAAGGGGAGCGTGCTCTGGCCGTTTCGATTTGCCCTCTCGGGAGTTGAAAAATCACCTGACCCTTTTACACTTGCTGCAACCCTAGGAAAACAAGAAACACTTACTCGTGTTACTAATGCTCTCACACGTCTTACATGA
- a CDS encoding cell division protein FtsW, with translation MQRTVDTFFLFVTSVLVVAGIFIFISASTGLLARPESIDVSSQIITQLISLGIGVLLACITIKIPITFWNKYAFYFFLVTFFSTFLVFAPFIGSEHGGAHRWINLGFISIQPAEFLKFGFILYFAAWCAAARKRIHTITYGPLALVVFLSIVGSALIFQPDYGTLIIIGVTGFSMLVFAGAQWKHLLSLVVIGSVCATLIVFFVPYIGDRVDTFLNPDKDPLGAGYQINQSLIAIGSGQITGRGFGQSVQKFSFLPEPMGDSVFAVFAEEWGFIGGIVLIALFIAFLNFGYRIAIRAETTFSRLIVLGFVTAIVTQSFINIGSMLGVFPLTGDPLVFVSKGGTSLFMTLAEIGIILAISKHAKEASPAKK, from the coding sequence ATGCAACGTACCGTTGATACATTTTTTCTTTTTGTTACAAGCGTTCTCGTTGTTGCTGGGATATTTATTTTTATTTCTGCATCAACAGGACTTCTTGCACGACCGGAAAGTATTGATGTTTCATCTCAAATCATTACCCAGCTTATATCTTTGGGTATTGGTGTACTTCTAGCATGTATTACGATCAAAATACCAATCACATTTTGGAATAAGTACGCATTTTATTTTTTTCTAGTAACTTTCTTTTCAACATTTCTTGTGTTTGCGCCATTTATCGGCTCAGAGCACGGAGGGGCACATCGCTGGATAAATCTTGGCTTCATATCAATACAACCCGCGGAATTTTTAAAGTTTGGCTTTATCCTTTATTTTGCTGCGTGGTGCGCAGCTGCTCGAAAACGTATACACACCATCACGTATGGGCCACTCGCGCTTGTTGTTTTCCTATCTATTGTTGGTAGCGCACTAATCTTTCAACCTGATTACGGAACACTCATCATTATTGGCGTTACTGGTTTTTCAATGCTCGTTTTTGCAGGAGCACAGTGGAAACACCTGCTTTCTCTTGTCGTAATTGGCAGCGTGTGTGCAACACTTATCGTTTTTTTTGTTCCATATATTGGAGATCGAGTAGACACATTTCTTAATCCAGATAAAGATCCACTCGGCGCCGGATACCAGATTAACCAATCACTTATTGCGATAGGCTCGGGTCAAATCACCGGAAGAGGTTTTGGGCAAAGCGTACAAAAATTTAGTTTTCTTCCTGAACCAATGGGAGACTCTGTGTTTGCAGTATTTGCTGAAGAGTGGGGATTTATTGGAGGAATTGTTCTCATTGCTTTATTCATTGCATTTTTAAATTTTGGTTATCGCATTGCCATACGCGCCGAAACAACATTCTCACGACTTATTGTATTAGGTTTCGTAACCGCAATCGTCACACAATCTTTCATCAATATCGGATCCATGCTTGGCGTATTTCCACTGACAGGAGATCCACTGGTGTTTGTCAGCAAAGGTGGAACATCGCTCTTTATGACACTTGCCGAAATTGGAATTATCCTTGCGATATCAAAACACGCAAAAGAAGCTTCCCCAGCAAAAAAGTAG
- the murG gene encoding undecaprenyldiphospho-muramoylpentapeptide beta-N-acetylglucosaminyltransferase codes for MRIILTGGGSGGHFYPMIAVAQQIHEIAKRDHLIEPELIYMATEAYDPDALLENNIEFKHITAGKQRRYASFKNVLDVFKIGWGMVKAVVKVFISFPDVIFSKGGYPSVPVVFAARLFRIPLVIHESDSVPGRANAWAATYAHRIAISYPDSAQYFESITAKRKKKPGIALTGNPIRHELQSVASAGAHEFLKLEQSIPTILVLGGSQGAQAINETLIEALPQLVEKYQILHQTGKELYDITRGTSALILEGNPLKERYHAFPFLNVVAMRMSAGAADLVISRAGSGSIFEIAAWGKPSILIPIPTLVSHDQEKNAFAYARTGSAIVIEQANLTPNLLVSEIDRLISAPDEMTHMAQKAAAFARPDAAEKIAREVLDVALEHEE; via the coding sequence ATGCGCATTATTCTTACAGGTGGGGGTTCGGGTGGACATTTTTATCCCATGATTGCTGTTGCTCAGCAAATTCACGAGATTGCTAAACGCGATCACCTCATTGAACCTGAACTTATTTACATGGCAACGGAAGCTTACGACCCCGACGCCCTTCTCGAAAATAATATCGAATTTAAACACATCACTGCAGGAAAACAGCGACGATATGCTTCGTTTAAAAATGTTCTCGACGTGTTCAAAATAGGGTGGGGGATGGTAAAGGCAGTTGTTAAAGTGTTTATTTCATTTCCAGATGTCATATTCAGCAAAGGTGGATACCCGAGCGTACCCGTTGTATTTGCTGCGCGACTTTTTCGTATTCCATTAGTTATTCACGAATCTGATTCGGTACCAGGTCGGGCAAATGCGTGGGCGGCAACGTATGCACACCGTATTGCCATTTCATACCCTGACTCAGCACAGTACTTTGAGTCAATCACTGCAAAACGAAAGAAAAAACCGGGCATTGCACTCACGGGAAATCCAATTCGTCATGAGCTACAAAGTGTTGCGAGTGCTGGCGCACATGAATTTTTGAAACTTGAACAAAGTATACCAACCATTCTTGTTTTGGGCGGTTCCCAAGGAGCTCAGGCTATAAATGAAACACTTATTGAAGCACTACCACAACTCGTTGAAAAATATCAAATCCTTCATCAAACAGGAAAAGAGTTGTACGACATAACACGCGGTACCTCAGCTCTTATTCTTGAAGGAAACCCTCTCAAGGAACGCTATCACGCATTTCCATTTCTTAACGTTGTTGCCATGCGTATGTCTGCAGGTGCAGCTGATCTTGTTATTTCTCGGGCTGGATCGGGTTCTATTTTTGAAATTGCCGCATGGGGTAAGCCATCAATTCTTATTCCTATCCCAACACTTGTCAGTCATGATCAAGAAAAAAATGCCTTTGCCTATGCTCGTACAGGTTCAGCAATCGTTATCGAACAAGCAAATCTCACGCCAAATTTGTTAGTATCAGAAATCGATCGACTTATCAGTGCGCCTGACGAAATGACGCATATGGCACAAAAGGCTGCAGCATTTGCACGGCCGGACGCTGCTGAAAAAATTGCACGAGAAGTTCTCGATGTAGCCCTCGAACATGAAGAATAA
- the rplI gene encoding 50S ribosomal protein L9 has product MEIILLKDVAKVGKKLDIVHVSEGYAINFLIPKGLARAATASARKAVETQKATIGAQHRAHDEALERDIMALNGAKITLTEKVNAKGHLFGSLHPERILDEIRAQLGISIPKECLMVKEPIKTAGDNEVSLQSGKAQATLIVSIQAPAKK; this is encoded by the coding sequence ATGGAAATTATTTTACTTAAAGATGTGGCAAAAGTGGGTAAAAAGTTGGATATTGTGCATGTTTCCGAAGGATATGCGATTAACTTTCTCATTCCTAAAGGATTAGCCCGTGCCGCGACTGCATCTGCACGAAAAGCAGTTGAAACACAGAAGGCAACTATAGGAGCACAACACCGAGCGCATGATGAGGCTCTTGAGCGTGACATCATGGCTTTAAACGGTGCGAAGATTACGCTCACAGAAAAAGTGAATGCGAAGGGTCATTTATTTGGTTCATTACATCCAGAACGTATCCTTGATGAAATTCGCGCACAGCTTGGTATATCAATTCCAAAAGAGTGCCTCATGGTGAAAGAGCCGATTAAGACTGCGGGAGACAACGAGGTTTCTTTGCAATCAGGTAAAGCACAAGCAACACTTATTGTATCTATTCAAGCTCCTGCGAAAAAATAA
- a CDS encoding peptidoglycan DD-metalloendopeptidase family protein produces MMHKPLTVLGVCTFVLVGYVFFVSPVRAAVSLDDLQSKIQEKTEQINQIEKDIARYEKELQTVGGERKTLESAIAQLNITRQKLLSDITLTQKKIEQTGYSIEQLASAIQEQEQKIQKNNSVIGTALQTMQESDNESLVEIILGTNSLTDMWTEFDQLEQIQITLRDELEQLRALKADLSDKKELEQKEHDSLSAYKSKLDGQKKVIEVNKQQKDQLLSTTKNKETEYQKLLEEKRLAAQKFESELQDYEAQLQYAQDPSKLPQKGSSVLAWPVEIPVITQGFGLTSFAKSGAYGYKDGQPNPHRGIDFKASVGTPLLATAAGTVRDAVNMDAVPGCYSYGRWVLIDHDNGLSTLYAHMSVMSVSAGDTVKTGQIIGYAGASGYATGPHLHFSVFDRNAVKISPFSWSVGCKNTKVPFAPYEAYLNPFEYLPKI; encoded by the coding sequence ATGATGCACAAACCTCTCACAGTTCTGGGAGTATGTACGTTCGTTCTTGTAGGGTATGTATTTTTTGTATCTCCAGTACGTGCGGCGGTCTCTCTTGATGATTTACAAAGTAAAATACAAGAAAAAACTGAACAGATTAACCAAATTGAAAAAGATATTGCACGATATGAAAAAGAGTTGCAAACCGTAGGAGGTGAACGGAAAACACTTGAAAGCGCAATCGCACAACTCAATATTACACGACAGAAATTATTGAGTGATATAACACTGACACAAAAGAAAATTGAACAAACAGGCTATTCTATTGAACAACTCGCTTCAGCAATTCAAGAACAAGAGCAAAAAATACAAAAAAATAATAGCGTTATAGGAACTGCACTCCAAACGATGCAGGAATCAGACAACGAGTCTCTTGTTGAAATTATCCTCGGTACAAATTCGCTTACTGACATGTGGACTGAATTTGACCAACTTGAGCAAATTCAAATCACATTACGCGATGAATTAGAGCAACTCCGCGCACTCAAAGCTGATTTATCTGACAAAAAAGAACTCGAGCAAAAAGAGCACGACTCGTTAAGTGCGTACAAATCAAAACTCGACGGTCAAAAGAAAGTTATTGAAGTAAACAAGCAACAAAAGGACCAGCTACTTAGTACCACAAAAAACAAAGAAACTGAGTATCAAAAACTCTTGGAAGAAAAACGTTTAGCGGCACAAAAATTTGAAAGTGAATTACAAGATTACGAAGCACAACTCCAGTACGCACAAGATCCTTCAAAACTTCCACAAAAGGGAAGTAGTGTCCTTGCGTGGCCTGTAGAGATACCGGTCATCACACAAGGCTTCGGATTGACAAGCTTTGCAAAAAGTGGTGCTTATGGATACAAGGACGGACAACCAAATCCTCACCGAGGAATCGATTTTAAAGCATCCGTAGGAACACCGCTTCTTGCGACGGCCGCAGGAACGGTCCGCGACGCCGTTAATATGGATGCAGTTCCAGGGTGTTATTCGTACGGAAGATGGGTTCTTATTGATCACGACAATGGACTTTCAACATTGTATGCACACATGTCAGTTATGAGCGTCTCTGCTGGTGATACGGTAAAAACTGGCCAGATTATTGGATACGCAGGAGCAAGCGGCTACGCAACTGGACCGCATTTACACTTTAGTGTATTCGATAGAAACGCTGTTAAAATTTCGCCATTTTCATGGAGTGTTGGATGTAAGAACACCAAAGTTCCATTTGCACCGTACGAAGCATACTTAAACCCATTCGAGTATCTTCCAAAAATATAA
- a CDS encoding segregation/condensation protein A: MSEFHIKTPVFEGPLELLLSLIEKRKVFISDISLADVADEYMAFVKQLDQFPIKDAAQFVLIASTLVLIKSKSLLPEFTLTQEEQADIHDLEERLRVYQRVQHLSKEIGLRFGTHILFPRAQTSLYREAVFAPHASITTTTLIDALHNVIARLPKKEVLKKVVVEKIMSLEEMMSHLSERITQALKMRFSDVRKSHVRGDATDREVRVNTIVSFLAMLELVKQGVLAVRQHQTFSDIEMETETVTTPSYAHL; encoded by the coding sequence ATGAGTGAGTTTCATATAAAAACACCAGTGTTCGAGGGACCACTCGAACTACTTCTGTCTCTTATTGAAAAGAGAAAGGTTTTTATTAGTGACATCTCCCTTGCCGATGTTGCTGATGAATACATGGCGTTTGTGAAGCAGTTAGATCAGTTTCCGATTAAAGATGCTGCACAATTTGTTCTCATTGCTTCAACGTTGGTACTCATTAAATCAAAATCGTTATTGCCAGAATTTACACTCACACAGGAAGAGCAAGCTGACATACACGACCTTGAAGAGCGCCTCCGCGTCTATCAACGTGTACAACATCTTTCAAAAGAAATTGGTTTGCGCTTCGGTACACATATACTGTTTCCTCGAGCACAAACGTCACTGTATCGAGAGGCGGTGTTTGCACCACACGCATCAATTACCACCACAACACTCATTGATGCACTTCATAACGTTATTGCGCGTCTTCCTAAAAAAGAAGTGCTCAAAAAAGTTGTCGTTGAGAAAATTATGAGTTTGGAAGAAATGATGAGCCACCTTTCGGAGCGTATTACTCAAGCACTCAAAATGCGTTTTAGCGATGTGCGAAAATCACATGTTCGTGGCGATGCTACAGACCGAGAGGTTCGGGTTAATACCATTGTTAGCTTTCTCGCCATGTTAGAATTAGTAAAGCAAGGAGTTCTTGCTGTACGTCAGCATCAAACATTTTCTGATATTGAAATGGAAACTGAAACTGTGACGACACCTTCATACGCACACCTATGA
- the rpmA gene encoding 50S ribosomal protein L27: MAHRKAGGTAKNLRDSKPKFLGVKIGDGQGAKPGAIIVRQRGTRILPGKNVDMGKDHTLFAITEGVVKFRMKRAVRFDGTSTRKKIVDVLAK, translated from the coding sequence ATGGCACATAGAAAAGCTGGAGGAACAGCAAAAAACCTACGAGACTCAAAGCCAAAATTCCTTGGTGTGAAAATTGGTGACGGACAAGGTGCAAAACCAGGCGCTATTATTGTACGCCAACGAGGTACCCGCATTCTTCCTGGTAAGAATGTCGACATGGGAAAGGATCATACTCTTTTTGCAATTACAGAAGGTGTGGTTAAATTTCGCATGAAACGAGCCGTACGATTTGACGGTACATCTACACGAAAGAAGATTGTAGACGTTCTAGCTAAATAA
- a CDS encoding D-alanyl-D-alanine carboxypeptidase: protein MSNETSQYDSFVRITPLLVGGLIVVCCTILIATVIFSKKTLSSTPTPAVPAPYVSSAFDELHLEAHAVYVYDAKTESALFEQNAYEPRPLASITKLLSVVVAQNEFLPGTIITISPEALATDGDSGLFVGERWVLRDLLRYILTVSSNDGASALADVYDQHHTTTFVGAMNEYSKTVGLSSFSFTNATGLDTPTTGRAANFGSARDVALLFAHTLTAIPDILDATRTEEGSIASLDKVHPVSNTNTMIDSISNAVGSKTGFTDAAGGNLVLSFDVGIGHPIIITVLGSSREGRFTDVQKLVNATRAYYKEKE from the coding sequence ATGAGTAATGAGACCTCACAATATGATTCCTTTGTACGCATAACCCCACTTCTTGTTGGAGGGCTTATTGTTGTGTGTTGCACAATTCTTATTGCAACAGTTATATTTTCAAAAAAAACACTGAGTAGCACGCCGACACCTGCGGTACCCGCACCGTACGTATCATCTGCGTTTGATGAACTCCATCTCGAAGCACACGCGGTATACGTATACGATGCAAAAACAGAATCTGCGCTCTTTGAACAGAACGCCTACGAACCACGCCCACTAGCATCCATTACAAAATTACTCTCAGTGGTCGTCGCTCAAAACGAATTTCTCCCTGGAACAATTATTACTATTTCACCAGAGGCACTGGCTACTGACGGCGATTCTGGACTTTTTGTTGGGGAACGATGGGTACTACGAGATCTTTTGCGCTATATTCTTACAGTGTCATCAAATGATGGCGCGTCAGCGCTTGCTGATGTGTACGATCAACACCACACAACAACCTTTGTTGGAGCAATGAACGAATATTCAAAAACAGTCGGCCTATCTTCTTTTTCTTTCACGAATGCCACCGGACTTGATACACCTACTACTGGTAGAGCTGCGAACTTTGGATCAGCACGCGATGTGGCACTCTTATTTGCACACACACTAACTGCTATTCCTGACATTCTTGACGCAACGCGCACAGAAGAGGGAAGTATTGCATCTCTCGATAAGGTACATCCTGTATCGAACACAAATACCATGATTGATTCAATTTCAAACGCCGTTGGTTCAAAAACTGGTTTTACTGATGCTGCGGGAGGGAATCTTGTGCTTTCGTTTGATGTTGGTATTGGACACCCTATTATTATTACCGTGCTTGGATCAAGTCGAGAAGGACGTTTTACTGATGTACAAAAACTTGTGAACGCAACCCGAGCATATTACAAAGAAAAAGAGTAG
- a CDS encoding S41 family peptidase, translated as MIRVHKITLFICALALFGVGFFVGKDSVIPVSLVTDVKNVEKPQTVSADFNQFWSVWNLINDKYFAASSSVSQEKVWGAIGGLVDSLGDPHSIFFPPEDAQMFQDMILGSFGGVGMEVGEKEGVITVIAPLKGSPAERAGIRAGDTVVEIGATSTANMSLDEAVKQIRGKIGTQVQLTLAREGNPEFIIVKVMRENISIPTLDTKLRDDGIFVISLYNFDAKSSVKMREAFEAFTASQSTKLILDVRGNPGGFLDAAVDIASYFLPEGAIVVREKFDQGREEHVYRSAGYALLKKPFDMVVLVDGGSASASEILAGAFQEHNIAKLVGQKTFGKGSVQELIPLAGGASLKLTVGEWTTPNGTSISKNGLTPDVVVPMTFEDSQAGKDPQMDSAVGILLKKTP; from the coding sequence ATGATTCGTGTTCACAAGATTACGCTCTTTATATGTGCACTCGCTCTTTTCGGAGTTGGTTTTTTTGTTGGTAAGGATAGCGTTATCCCTGTTTCGTTGGTGACGGATGTAAAAAATGTTGAAAAACCACAAACTGTTTCTGCTGATTTCAATCAATTCTGGTCAGTGTGGAATCTTATCAATGATAAATACTTTGCTGCATCATCAAGTGTTTCGCAGGAAAAGGTGTGGGGAGCAATCGGCGGTCTCGTCGATTCTCTAGGTGATCCACATAGTATTTTCTTTCCACCAGAAGACGCACAGATGTTTCAAGATATGATTCTTGGAAGTTTTGGTGGTGTGGGAATGGAAGTAGGCGAGAAAGAGGGTGTTATTACAGTCATTGCACCGCTCAAAGGTTCTCCTGCTGAACGTGCGGGTATTCGTGCAGGTGATACGGTTGTAGAGATAGGCGCAACCTCAACGGCGAATATGTCTCTCGATGAAGCTGTTAAGCAAATTCGTGGCAAGATTGGAACACAAGTACAACTCACGTTGGCGCGCGAGGGGAACCCTGAATTTATTATTGTGAAGGTGATGCGTGAAAATATTTCTATTCCCACACTTGATACTAAACTTCGTGACGATGGTATTTTTGTTATTTCCCTGTATAACTTCGATGCAAAATCTTCTGTAAAAATGCGAGAAGCGTTCGAGGCATTTACGGCATCACAGAGTACTAAACTGATTCTTGATGTGCGTGGAAATCCAGGAGGGTTTCTTGATGCGGCCGTTGATATTGCTAGTTACTTTTTACCAGAAGGAGCAATTGTTGTTCGTGAAAAATTTGATCAGGGAAGGGAAGAGCATGTGTACCGAAGTGCTGGGTATGCTCTTTTGAAGAAGCCGTTTGATATGGTGGTACTTGTTGATGGTGGTTCTGCATCCGCTTCTGAAATTCTTGCTGGGGCATTTCAAGAACATAATATCGCGAAGCTTGTAGGGCAAAAAACATTTGGAAAGGGTTCTGTACAGGAACTCATTCCTCTTGCGGGAGGCGCTTCTCTCAAGTTGACTGTTGGGGAATGGACAACACCAAATGGTACTTCTATTTCAAAAAATGGATTGACCCCTGATGTGGTTGTTCCTATGACATTTGAAGATAGTCAGGCAGGAAAAGATCCTCAAATGGATTCTGCAGTCGGTATTCTCCTCAAAAAAACTCCATAG
- a CDS encoding magnesium transporter CorA family protein yields MTLTTHTHKKLTWIDVVSPTRDDVATLIEHYHIPALVGAELLVSTRRSHSDMYDSCAYIVLHFPKKEHNDNGKSLHEIDFIIMPDVLITARYTSDTSLQEFKELFDTNNATATSLSEIRDVGSLVHTMIEKLYLSFEYDLERIGKSLERIEEKIFADQEKKVVHSLSLLGRELADFKKALGYHEEAFEEIATSGQTLLGESFNRHIRSSIGDYRRIRHQLEGEESFFNELRETNNSLLSIKQNEVIKTLTVMAFITFPLTLVAGIFGMNTIHAPFVGSTYDFWIIIVLMAILSISMYSFFKHKRWL; encoded by the coding sequence ATGACACTCACAACACACACGCATAAAAAACTTACATGGATTGATGTTGTCTCCCCAACAAGAGACGATGTTGCAACTTTGATTGAGCACTACCACATCCCAGCACTCGTGGGAGCCGAGCTTCTCGTCAGTACGCGCCGATCGCACAGTGATATGTACGACTCGTGCGCCTATATCGTATTGCACTTTCCAAAAAAAGAACACAATGACAACGGAAAATCGCTCCACGAAATTGATTTCATTATTATGCCCGACGTGCTCATTACCGCACGATACACAAGCGATACCTCACTCCAAGAATTTAAAGAATTATTTGATACCAACAACGCCACTGCAACATCTCTCTCCGAAATACGCGACGTCGGCTCTCTCGTACACACCATGATAGAAAAATTGTACTTATCATTTGAGTACGATTTAGAACGCATTGGAAAATCACTCGAACGTATCGAAGAAAAAATATTTGCAGATCAAGAAAAAAAAGTAGTGCACTCACTCTCGCTTCTTGGACGCGAGCTCGCCGATTTTAAAAAGGCCCTCGGATACCATGAAGAAGCATTCGAAGAAATTGCCACGTCAGGTCAAACACTCTTAGGTGAATCATTTAATCGCCACATACGCAGTAGCATTGGTGATTACCGACGTATCCGTCACCAACTTGAAGGCGAAGAATCTTTTTTCAACGAACTACGCGAAACAAACAACTCACTCTTGAGTATTAAACAAAACGAAGTTATCAAAACACTTACCGTCATGGCATTTATTACCTTTCCACTCACACTTGTTGCTGGTATTTTCGGTATGAACACAATACACGCGCCGTTTGTGGGAAGTACGTATGATTTCTGGATTATTATTGTGCTTATGGCCATCCTATCGATTTCCATGTACAGTTTCTTCAAACACAAACGCTGGCTCTAA
- the scpB gene encoding SMC-Scp complex subunit ScpB, whose protein sequence is MNEHSTQLESLLFFKGEPLSISEIARLLSISEDEVKTAGQELREHLAREKRGVRLMENGDSFMLATAPEMAPRIEQLIKDELEKDLGKAGLETLAIVLYYGPVTRARVDHIRGVNSSFIVRQLAIRGLIERVENPSDQRSYLYKPTFELLSYLGVTSVSELPEFTHATETLEAFSAPHEEETHE, encoded by the coding sequence ATGAACGAACACTCTACACAACTTGAATCACTTCTGTTCTTTAAAGGCGAGCCTCTTTCCATTTCGGAAATTGCACGTTTACTCAGTATTTCAGAAGACGAAGTAAAAACTGCAGGGCAAGAACTCCGCGAGCACCTTGCACGTGAAAAACGCGGTGTCCGACTCATGGAAAATGGAGATTCTTTCATGTTGGCAACTGCACCTGAAATGGCACCACGCATTGAACAACTTATTAAAGACGAGCTCGAAAAAGATCTTGGAAAAGCAGGACTTGAGACACTTGCCATCGTTTTGTATTACGGTCCCGTGACACGTGCTCGTGTGGATCACATCCGTGGAGTTAATTCGTCATTCATTGTACGACAGCTGGCCATCCGAGGACTTATTGAGCGTGTTGAAAACCCAAGTGATCAACGCAGTTATCTGTACAAACCAACATTCGAATTACTTTCATACCTCGGTGTAACAAGCGTTTCTGAACTACCAGAATTTACCCATGCGACAGAGACATTAGAGGCCTTTAGTGCTCCGCACGAAGAAGAAACGCATGAGTAA